In a genomic window of Candidatus Babeliales bacterium:
- a CDS encoding ankyrin repeat domain-containing protein, translated as MDSRYKKSSTFLFAFSLSSCLVVAQADGLGGAPTAAHVYATPNDEFSLPLAIRLVMKDDLKGVEELAQLGILTESKDWRWGRTAMHWAQTKAMVELLKSKGLSVDDQDRDGKTPLMLAAEFGDYQKVNLFIASGAKVNLVDCAKRAALHYAAHKNDDRSVIALLLAGADRQAVDVFGQLPVAFTSNEYIKNFLENWEELFERAIETVADDLIEEVVKEETEKIIAEVLEELAQAIANEKFEDFLSVMFDSLLLKDEK; from the coding sequence ATGGATAGTAGGTATAAAAAAAGTAGTACTTTTCTTTTTGCTTTTTCTCTGAGTTCTTGCCTTGTTGTTGCGCAGGCTGATGGGCTTGGCGGGGCTCCTACCGCGGCGCATGTTTATGCAACGCCTAACGACGAATTTAGTTTGCCGTTAGCGATTAGGCTTGTTATGAAAGATGATTTGAAGGGTGTTGAAGAGCTTGCTCAATTGGGGATTCTTACTGAATCTAAAGATTGGCGCTGGGGGCGTACGGCCATGCATTGGGCACAAACAAAAGCAATGGTAGAGTTGCTTAAATCCAAAGGCTTGTCGGTTGATGATCAAGATCGCGATGGTAAAACACCGTTAATGCTGGCTGCTGAATTTGGTGATTATCAAAAAGTTAATCTCTTTATTGCTTCGGGTGCCAAGGTAAATCTTGTTGATTGTGCCAAAAGAGCTGCCTTACATTATGCTGCGCATAAAAATGATGACCGTTCGGTAATTGCCTTGTTGTTGGCGGGTGCTGATCGCCAGGCAGTTGATGTTTTTGGGCAGTTGCCTGTTGCCTTTACCTCTAACGAGTACATTAAAAATTTTCTTGAAAATTGGGAAGAATTGTTTGAAAGAGCAATAGAAACTGTTGCCGATGATTTGATTGAAGAAGTAGTTAAAGAAGAAACTGAGAAAATTATTGCTGAAGTTCTTGAAGAACTTGCTCAAGCAATTGCCAATGAAAAGTTCGAGGATTTTTTGAGCGTTATGTTTGATAGTCTTTTATTAAAAGATGAAAAATAA
- a CDS encoding NUDIX domain-containing protein, with amino-acid sequence MMKNEFVATGLVLNEQKDKILLIFHRKFGKWMPPGGHLEPNELPHEAVAREVFEETGVKAAVLCSGRPLVLASQGEQPLPVPYCILHERIPASPKQDEHMHVDFIYLMQAAEQNLVPALQEVREARWFSKSEALVCQTFESVKALCQQIF; translated from the coding sequence ATGATGAAAAATGAATTTGTAGCGACAGGTCTTGTTCTGAACGAACAAAAAGATAAAATTCTACTGATCTTTCATCGTAAATTTGGTAAATGGATGCCCCCTGGTGGGCATCTTGAGCCAAACGAGTTGCCACACGAAGCGGTGGCTCGTGAGGTTTTTGAAGAGACTGGCGTGAAAGCTGCCGTTCTGTGTAGTGGCAGGCCGCTGGTGCTGGCAAGTCAGGGCGAGCAACCCTTGCCGGTACCGTACTGTATTTTGCATGAGCGGATTCCTGCTTCGCCCAAACAAGACGAACATATGCACGTAGACTTCATTTATCTGATGCAAGCAGCCGAACAAAATCTTGTTCCGGCCTTGCAAGAAGTCCGTGAGGCCCGCTGGTTTAGTAAAAGCGAGGCGCTTGTTTGCCAAACGTTTGAGAGTGTAAAGGCTTTGTGTCAACAAATTTTCTAG
- the asnS gene encoding asparagine--tRNA ligase produces MRTKIKNISEKNIGTTLVVKGWIRTTRAQKTFSFIAVNDGSTLAPLQVIADSSTKNYDALLSKLSVGAALMVEGTLVASQGGKQAYELKATTLELIGECDPETYPLQKKQHTFEFLRTIAHLRPRTNTIGAVARVRNALSFATHKFFQEQGFLYVHTPIITQSDCEGAGQMFQVTTLDLNKLPKNDKGTPDFSQDFFGRQAYLTVSGQLNGEAYACSLSDIYTFGPTFRAENSNTSRHLAEFWMIEPEMAFATLKDDMACAQNYIKYCLRYALDNCQEDLEFFNSFIDKGLLERLEHVVNSSFEHIPYTQAIELVQKANKKFDYQVTWGSDLQTEHERYLAEEYCKKPVIVTDYPKDIKSFYMRLNDDNKTVAAMDVLVPGVGELIGGSQREERLDVLKQRMVECNINADDYWWYMELRTFGSIPHAGFGLGFERLVQFTTGMENIRDVIPFPRSPKNLLF; encoded by the coding sequence ATGCGCACCAAAATAAAAAATATATCAGAAAAAAACATTGGCACCACTCTTGTGGTCAAAGGTTGGATCCGCACCACCCGCGCCCAAAAGACTTTCTCTTTTATTGCCGTTAACGACGGCTCAACCCTTGCCCCGCTACAAGTTATTGCAGATTCGTCAACAAAAAATTACGATGCTTTGCTCAGCAAACTTTCAGTTGGTGCTGCTCTTATGGTTGAAGGCACACTCGTTGCCAGCCAAGGTGGCAAGCAGGCTTACGAGCTTAAAGCAACCACACTCGAGCTAATTGGCGAATGTGACCCAGAAACCTACCCGCTGCAAAAAAAGCAACACACCTTCGAATTTTTACGCACTATTGCACATTTGCGCCCACGCACCAACACCATTGGCGCGGTAGCTCGCGTGCGCAATGCACTATCGTTTGCTACACATAAATTTTTTCAAGAACAGGGTTTTTTGTACGTTCACACGCCCATTATCACGCAATCTGATTGTGAAGGCGCTGGGCAAATGTTTCAAGTGACCACACTTGATTTAAACAAGCTACCAAAAAATGATAAAGGCACACCAGACTTTTCACAAGATTTCTTTGGCCGCCAAGCGTATTTAACCGTTTCGGGCCAACTTAACGGCGAGGCGTATGCCTGTTCACTTTCAGATATTTATACCTTTGGCCCAACCTTTCGTGCTGAAAATTCTAACACCAGCAGACACTTGGCCGAATTTTGGATGATTGAGCCCGAGATGGCTTTTGCCACACTCAAAGATGATATGGCATGTGCGCAAAATTATATTAAATATTGCCTGCGCTACGCGCTTGATAACTGCCAAGAAGATTTAGAATTCTTTAACAGTTTTATCGACAAAGGTCTTCTTGAGCGCCTTGAACACGTGGTTAACAGTTCGTTTGAACATATTCCGTACACACAAGCAATTGAGCTGGTTCAAAAAGCAAACAAGAAATTTGATTATCAAGTAACGTGGGGCTCAGATCTGCAAACCGAGCATGAGCGCTATCTGGCAGAAGAATATTGCAAAAAGCCGGTCATAGTAACCGACTATCCAAAAGATATTAAATCTTTTTATATGCGCTTGAATGACGATAACAAAACCGTTGCCGCCATGGACGTTTTGGTGCCCGGCGTTGGCGAGCTGATTGGTGGCAGTCAGCGTGAAGAGCGACTTGATGTCTTAAAACAACGCATGGTCGAATGCAACATTAACGCTGATGATTATTGGTGGTACATGGAACTGCGCACCTTTGGCAGCATTCCGCATGCGGGCTTTGGACTTGGTTTTGAGCGCTTAGTACAGTTTACCACCGGCATGGAAAATATCAGAGACGTTATTCCGTTCCCTCGCTCTCCAAAAAATCTTTTGTTCTAA
- a CDS encoding DUF1653 domain-containing protein, producing the protein MILKPGIYQHYKGKQYQVLGIVNHSETLEKMVLYQALYESEGFEKDALWVRPLEMFLEDVEINGMRMPRFQLVGGCSSSGSCC; encoded by the coding sequence ATGATTCTAAAACCTGGTATTTATCAACATTACAAAGGCAAGCAATATCAAGTTCTTGGTATTGTAAACCATTCAGAAACGCTTGAAAAAATGGTGTTGTACCAAGCGCTGTACGAGAGCGAAGGGTTTGAGAAAGACGCTTTGTGGGTTCGTCCACTCGAAATGTTTCTTGAAGATGTTGAAATTAATGGTATGCGTATGCCGCGGTTTCAATTAGTTGGTGGCTGTTCGTCTTCAGGCTCTTGCTGCTAG